From one Algiphilus sp. genomic stretch:
- the groES gene encoding co-chaperone GroES — MKLRPLHDRVVVKRLEEERTTPGGIVIPDSAAEKPIKGEVVAVGPGKRSDDGTVHAPDVKVGDKVLFGKYSGTEVKHEGDELVVMREDDIMAVLEG, encoded by the coding sequence ATGAAGCTGCGTCCTTTGCATGACCGCGTTGTGGTGAAGCGCCTCGAGGAAGAGCGCACCACCCCGGGTGGCATTGTCATCCCCGACTCCGCCGCCGAGAAGCCGATCAAGGGGGAAGTCGTCGCCGTGGGACCGGGCAAGCGCTCGGACGACGGCACTGTTCACGCTCCCGACGTCAAGGTCGGCGACAAGGTGCTCTTCGGCAAGTACTCGGGCACGGAAGTCAAGCACGAAGGCGACGAGCTGGTCGTGATGCGCGAGGACGACATCATGGCCGTCCTCGAGGGCTGA
- the glnE gene encoding bifunctional [glutamate--ammonia ligase]-adenylyl-L-tyrosine phosphorylase/[glutamate--ammonia-ligase] adenylyltransferase, whose protein sequence is MSIPESSPRIAEAVDRLQGAGLADAEAARRVLFASNFVLHWVERAPDDSVAAFAAVCGQPPDAAALRVELEDIDRDHADEDAFKAAIRRVRNREQARIAWRAITAADDLDATLSASTGLADACITVALARARRAVAQRFGVPRDADGAEVPCIVLGMGKLGGGELNFSSDVDLMLFFGAPGECDGAKARANDEYFAQVVRLLTAYLAESTAEGFVYRVDWALRPFGLSGPAAMHFAAAEDYYQTHGREWERYAMIKARMVAGDHEPGARFMRILQPFVYRRYLDYTAIESLRELKGRIAEDLARRRQSDNIKLGRGGIRDLEFVVQAFQLIRGGHEEALRNRSLRATLAALGRGGHMPPEQCEALDAAYALLRRVENALQMRQDGQTHSLPDDADERAAVAAALERDWDALRARLDEARETVASAFDALFAEPEAAPSGRDDGAGILGLWQGSVTPDDAVAALVSDDYGEDDARKAVETVDRLRRSRLVSDMRELSQSRLGDLLDQLFREAKALDAPGKALSRALEVVERLAGRGTYVSLLRESEIAREQLLRLCMASPWIAHLLAQQPMLLDQLLDSRALYEPPDRDAMAAELRRRLDEMPEADIEARMNLLRRYRQEIVLRVAAADRLAGLPLPKVSDRLTWLAEVIVEVTIDEVRREMRAEYGAPLRGDDSEAGFAVIGYGKLGGIEMGYGSDLDVVFLHDCDDQGAETQGGRRSVAAAVWFSRFAQRLVHWLSTQTAAGRVYEVDLQLRPSGSAGLLVTSFEAFAQYQRQKAWTWEHQALVRARHVCGTPAIGEAFETLRRELLCIERDAAALATEIVAMRDRMRKHLDTSNSERWDVKQGPGGLADLEFATQFLVMCHAHGHPALVDWPDQWRQTDALAEAGLLASDEAEAAVAAYRELRALVHERALDEADGTAPVDAAASARAVVGRLWQRCEDAAGDAASS, encoded by the coding sequence ATGTCGATACCCGAATCCAGCCCCCGCATCGCCGAAGCCGTCGATCGCCTGCAAGGCGCCGGCCTCGCGGATGCCGAAGCCGCGCGCCGCGTGCTGTTCGCCAGCAACTTCGTCCTGCACTGGGTGGAACGTGCCCCGGACGACTCGGTCGCTGCCTTCGCAGCCGTGTGCGGGCAGCCGCCGGACGCGGCTGCGCTGCGCGTCGAGCTCGAAGACATCGATCGCGACCATGCCGACGAAGACGCCTTCAAGGCCGCGATACGGCGCGTACGCAACCGCGAGCAGGCGCGCATCGCCTGGCGGGCGATCACCGCGGCCGACGATCTCGACGCTACCCTGTCCGCTTCCACGGGGCTGGCCGATGCCTGCATCACGGTGGCGCTGGCGCGCGCGCGCCGGGCGGTCGCGCAGCGCTTCGGTGTGCCGCGCGACGCCGACGGTGCCGAAGTGCCGTGCATCGTGCTGGGCATGGGCAAGCTCGGCGGCGGTGAGCTGAACTTCTCGTCCGACGTCGATCTGATGCTCTTCTTCGGCGCCCCCGGCGAATGCGATGGCGCCAAGGCGCGGGCCAACGACGAGTACTTCGCGCAGGTCGTGCGCCTGCTCACCGCCTATCTCGCCGAATCCACCGCCGAGGGCTTCGTCTACCGTGTCGACTGGGCGCTGCGCCCGTTCGGGCTGTCCGGCCCGGCCGCCATGCACTTCGCGGCGGCCGAGGACTACTACCAGACCCATGGCCGCGAGTGGGAGCGCTACGCGATGATCAAGGCGCGCATGGTGGCGGGGGACCACGAACCCGGCGCGCGCTTCATGCGCATCCTGCAGCCCTTCGTCTATCGGCGCTATCTCGACTACACCGCCATCGAGTCGCTGCGCGAGCTCAAGGGCCGCATCGCCGAGGATCTGGCGCGGCGGCGGCAGAGCGACAACATCAAGCTCGGGCGCGGCGGCATCCGGGATCTCGAGTTCGTCGTGCAGGCCTTCCAGCTCATCCGCGGCGGTCACGAGGAAGCGCTGCGCAACCGGTCGCTGCGTGCCACTCTGGCCGCTCTGGGGCGCGGCGGCCACATGCCGCCTGAGCAGTGCGAGGCGCTGGATGCCGCGTACGCGCTGCTGCGTCGTGTCGAGAACGCGCTGCAGATGCGCCAGGATGGCCAGACCCACAGCCTGCCCGACGACGCGGACGAGCGGGCCGCCGTGGCGGCGGCACTCGAGCGCGACTGGGACGCGCTCCGCGCGCGCCTCGACGAAGCGCGCGAGACGGTCGCCTCCGCCTTCGATGCCCTCTTCGCCGAACCCGAAGCAGCGCCCTCCGGACGCGATGATGGCGCCGGCATCCTGGGGCTCTGGCAGGGCAGCGTGACGCCCGACGATGCCGTCGCCGCGCTGGTGTCCGACGACTACGGCGAGGATGACGCACGCAAGGCGGTCGAGACCGTCGACCGGCTGCGCCGCAGCCGCCTGGTGAGCGACATGCGCGAGCTGTCGCAGAGCCGCCTGGGCGATCTGCTCGACCAGCTGTTCCGCGAGGCGAAGGCGCTCGACGCGCCCGGCAAGGCGCTGTCGCGTGCGCTGGAAGTGGTCGAGCGGCTGGCCGGCCGCGGCACCTATGTCAGCCTGCTGCGCGAGTCCGAGATCGCGCGCGAGCAGTTGCTGCGGCTGTGCATGGCCAGCCCGTGGATCGCGCATCTGCTGGCGCAGCAGCCCATGCTGCTCGATCAGCTGCTCGACAGCCGGGCGCTGTACGAGCCGCCCGATCGCGATGCCATGGCCGCCGAGCTCCGGCGCCGTCTCGACGAGATGCCGGAGGCCGACATCGAGGCGCGCATGAACCTGCTGCGGCGCTACCGCCAGGAGATCGTGCTGCGCGTCGCGGCCGCCGACCGTCTGGCCGGCCTGCCGCTGCCCAAGGTCAGCGACCGCCTGACCTGGCTCGCCGAAGTCATCGTCGAGGTCACCATCGACGAAGTGCGCCGCGAGATGCGGGCCGAATACGGTGCGCCGCTGCGCGGCGACGATTCCGAGGCCGGATTCGCGGTCATCGGCTACGGCAAGCTCGGCGGCATCGAGATGGGCTACGGCTCCGACCTCGATGTGGTGTTTCTGCACGACTGCGACGATCAGGGGGCCGAGACCCAGGGCGGCCGCCGCAGCGTCGCGGCGGCGGTGTGGTTCTCGCGCTTCGCTCAGCGGCTTGTGCACTGGTTATCGACCCAGACCGCCGCCGGCCGTGTCTACGAGGTCGATCTCCAGCTCCGGCCGAGCGGCAGTGCGGGGCTGCTGGTCACCAGCTTCGAGGCCTTCGCGCAGTACCAGCGCCAGAAGGCGTGGACCTGGGAGCATCAGGCGCTGGTGCGCGCGCGTCACGTCTGCGGCACGCCGGCCATCGGCGAAGCCTTCGAGACCCTGCGCCGCGAGCTGCTGTGCATCGAGCGCGATGCCGCCGCACTGGCGACCGAGATCGTCGCCATGCGCGACCGCATGCGCAAGCATCTCGATACCAGCAACAGCGAGCGCTGGGACGTCAAGCAGGGACCCGGCGGGCTCGCCGATCTGGAGTTCGCGACCCAGTTCCTGGTCATGTGCCACGCCCACGGCCATCCGGCGCTGGTCGACTGGCCGGATCAGTGGCGCCAGACCGACGCCCTCGCCGAAGCCGGGCTGCTGGCATCCGACGAGGCCGAGGCCGCGGTGGCCGCCTATCGCGAGCTGCGGGCGCTGGTGCACGAGCGCGCGCTCGACGAGGCCGACGGCACCGCTCCGGTCGATGCGGCGGCGTCGGCGCGCGCGGTGGTGGGGCGACTGTGGCAGCGCTGCGAGGATGCAGCCGGCGACGCCGCATCATCGTAA
- the hemH gene encoding ferrochelatase: MHHDPVAAHVTQPRVGVLLVNLGTPDAPTPAAIRRYLGEFLSDPRVIEIPRAIWWPILHGFILPFRPRRLAHAYASIWYENGAPLLVHTRALAAGVEAGLSGGNGEPAIPVFPAMRYGSPSIASALADARERGVRRLVVIPLYPQYSATTTASVMDAVFDNLSGERWMPELRSVHSYHDDPGYIAALAESVRRHWDAHGRGEHLLMSFHGIPQRYFDAGDPYHCLCHKTARLLAEALDLDDSTCSVTFQSRFGKAPWLQPYTDERIDALAAAGVRRLDAICPGFASDCLETLEEMAMQYGDRFRAAGGEALRYIPALNADDAHVEAITTLARRQLDGWMPDAIDPELIARRAAVL, translated from the coding sequence ATGCACCACGATCCGGTAGCCGCGCACGTCACCCAGCCGAGGGTGGGCGTGCTGCTGGTCAACCTCGGCACCCCCGACGCGCCGACGCCCGCGGCAATCCGGCGCTATCTCGGCGAGTTCCTGTCCGACCCGCGCGTCATCGAGATTCCGCGCGCCATCTGGTGGCCGATCCTGCACGGCTTCATCCTGCCCTTCCGTCCGCGACGGCTGGCGCACGCCTACGCCAGCATCTGGTACGAGAACGGCGCCCCCCTGCTGGTGCATACCCGCGCGCTGGCCGCCGGTGTCGAGGCGGGGCTGTCCGGCGGCAACGGGGAACCCGCCATCCCGGTATTCCCGGCGATGCGCTATGGCTCGCCGTCGATCGCCTCGGCGCTGGCCGATGCGCGCGAGCGCGGCGTGCGCCGGCTGGTGGTGATTCCGCTGTATCCGCAGTACTCGGCGACGACCACGGCCTCGGTCATGGATGCCGTGTTCGATAACCTGTCCGGCGAGCGCTGGATGCCGGAGCTGCGCAGCGTGCACAGCTACCACGACGACCCCGGCTATATCGCGGCGCTCGCGGAATCGGTGCGCAGGCACTGGGATGCGCACGGGCGCGGCGAGCATCTGCTGATGAGCTTTCACGGCATACCGCAGCGCTACTTCGATGCCGGCGACCCCTACCACTGCCTGTGCCACAAGACCGCGCGACTTCTGGCCGAAGCACTGGACCTGGACGACAGCACCTGCAGCGTCACCTTCCAGTCGCGTTTCGGCAAGGCGCCGTGGCTGCAGCCCTACACCGACGAGCGTATCGACGCGCTCGCCGCCGCCGGCGTGCGCCGGCTCGATGCCATCTGCCCCGGGTTCGCGTCCGACTGCCTCGAAACCCTGGAGGAGATGGCCATGCAGTACGGCGATCGGTTCCGCGCCGCGGGCGGCGAAGCCCTGCGCTACATCCCCGCACTCAATGCCGACGATGCCCACGTCGAGGCCATCACGACACTCGCGCGCCGCCAGCTCGACGGCTGGATGCCGGACGCCATCGATCCGGAACTGATCGCGCGACGCGCGGCGGTGCTGTAG
- a CDS encoding sodium:alanine symporter family protein, producing MNEFLAVLGAINAVLLSVPVLVALLVAGVAFTIFSGFSQYRSLTHGFGLVSGRHDLAEDGKGVLSHFQALAAALSATVGLGNIGGVAIAVALGGPGAVFWMWMVGVVGMAIKTVEVTLAMIYRDTSDPNNPHGGTMYVCRDGLRALSPRLAGIGAMVGAFFAVALIVFGLTGGNMFQAWNAAELARSYFGVPSWISGIVLAVLVGLVIIGGIRRIGHAAAALVPFMCLIYIVCGLGVLFANVGELPRLLNLIVTSAFSPAEASGAFTGAAVGTAFLFGMRRALFSSEAGMGSAPIAHAAVRTRKPASEGVVAGLEPFIDTLVVCTITAMVILSSGIWDRDAATTLDAAPTFERTASGTWAPDAAALPDIDGIEAGDSVFIVARDASGELQRVYAEVGEGGTLNWQDTTGDRAPQARDGAIYLDLPAAALTAAAFDSAAPGLGRWMVTIAVWLFALSTMITWSYYAEQGVVYLSRGSTRVVTGFRMLWCALIVVATAGIVRTDAQLDTLSTVAIGFMLIINLPVMILLAHKALATQRQYFRELRSEG from the coding sequence ATGAACGAATTTCTTGCGGTCCTCGGGGCCATCAACGCGGTATTGCTGTCGGTGCCGGTGCTGGTGGCCCTGCTGGTCGCCGGCGTGGCCTTCACCATCTTCTCCGGCTTCTCGCAGTACCGGTCGCTGACACACGGCTTCGGACTGGTCTCGGGGCGTCACGACCTGGCCGAGGACGGCAAGGGCGTGCTCAGCCACTTCCAGGCGCTGGCGGCGGCACTGTCGGCCACGGTCGGCCTGGGCAACATCGGCGGCGTGGCCATCGCGGTGGCACTGGGTGGCCCGGGCGCCGTCTTCTGGATGTGGATGGTCGGCGTGGTGGGCATGGCCATCAAGACCGTCGAGGTCACGCTGGCGATGATCTATCGCGACACCAGTGACCCGAACAATCCACACGGCGGCACCATGTATGTCTGCCGCGACGGCCTGCGCGCGCTGTCGCCCCGGCTGGCGGGCATCGGCGCCATGGTCGGGGCCTTCTTCGCGGTGGCGCTGATCGTCTTCGGCCTCACCGGCGGCAACATGTTCCAGGCCTGGAACGCGGCCGAACTGGCGCGCAGCTACTTCGGCGTGCCGTCGTGGATATCGGGCATCGTGCTGGCGGTCCTGGTCGGTCTGGTGATCATCGGCGGCATCCGGCGCATCGGTCACGCGGCCGCGGCGCTGGTACCCTTCATGTGCCTGATCTACATCGTCTGCGGGCTGGGCGTGCTGTTCGCCAACGTGGGAGAACTGCCCCGACTGCTGAACCTGATCGTGACATCGGCGTTCTCGCCGGCCGAAGCCAGCGGTGCCTTCACCGGCGCCGCGGTGGGCACCGCCTTCCTGTTCGGCATGCGGCGCGCGCTGTTCTCCTCCGAGGCCGGCATGGGCTCCGCCCCCATCGCGCACGCGGCGGTACGCACCCGCAAGCCGGCGAGCGAGGGGGTCGTCGCGGGACTGGAACCCTTCATCGACACACTGGTGGTCTGCACGATCACGGCCATGGTGATCCTGTCGAGCGGCATCTGGGATCGCGATGCGGCGACCACCCTCGACGCCGCACCGACCTTCGAGCGCACCGCTTCCGGCACCTGGGCGCCCGACGCCGCGGCACTGCCCGACATCGACGGCATCGAAGCCGGCGATTCGGTCTTCATCGTGGCGCGCGACGCCAGCGGCGAGCTGCAGCGCGTCTACGCCGAGGTCGGCGAAGGCGGCACGCTGAACTGGCAGGACACGACCGGCGACCGCGCCCCGCAGGCGCGTGACGGGGCGATCTACCTGGACCTGCCGGCAGCCGCGCTGACCGCCGCTGCCTTCGACTCCGCCGCGCCGGGTCTGGGTCGCTGGATGGTCACCATCGCCGTCTGGCTGTTCGCGCTGTCGACCATGATCACCTGGAGCTACTACGCCGAGCAGGGCGTCGTCTATCTGTCGCGCGGCAGCACCCGGGTGGTGACCGGTTTCCGCATGCTCTGGTGCGCGCTGATCGTCGTGGCCACCGCCGGCATCGTGCGTACCGACGCGCAGTTGGACACGCTCAGCACGGTCGCCATCGGCTTCATGCTGATCATTAATCTGCCGGTGATGATCCTGCTCGCGCACAAGGCGCTTGCGACACAGCGCCAGTACTTCCGCGAGCTGCGCAGCGAAGGCTGA
- a CDS encoding acetyl-CoA C-acetyltransferase, which translates to MTEIRRVAVLGSNRIPFCRSNTAYAKRSNKDMLTTAMQGLVDRTGIAGERLGEAAAGAVLKHSRDFNLTRESLLSTTLSPDTPAYDVQQACGTGLETAILVGNKVALGQIEAGIAGGVDTASDAPIEVNDKLRQILLELNRAKTNGDRLKALARFRPSMLAPAIPTNGEPRTGKSMGEHCELMAKHWKISREDQDQLALESHQKAAAAYDAGFYDDLVSPFSGIKRDNNLRADSTLEKLASLKPVFDRENGTLTAANSTPLTDGASAVLLGSEDWAARHKIEPQAFMTFSETAAVDFASGAEGLLMAPAYAVPRMLARAGIDLQDFDYYEIHEAFAAQVLCTLKAWEDKRFCKDKLGLSKPLGAIDRSKLNVKGGSVALGHPFAATGGRILGTLSKILNEAGRGRGLISICAAGGMGVVAIVEK; encoded by the coding sequence ATGACTGAGATCCGACGCGTCGCCGTGCTCGGCAGCAACCGCATCCCGTTCTGCCGCTCCAACACGGCCTACGCCAAGCGTTCGAACAAGGACATGCTGACCACCGCCATGCAGGGGCTGGTCGACCGCACCGGCATCGCCGGCGAGCGCCTCGGCGAGGCCGCGGCAGGCGCGGTACTGAAGCATTCGCGCGACTTCAATCTCACGCGCGAGTCGCTGCTCTCGACGACGCTCTCCCCCGACACGCCCGCCTACGATGTCCAGCAGGCCTGCGGCACCGGCCTGGAGACCGCCATCCTGGTGGGCAACAAGGTCGCGCTGGGCCAGATCGAGGCCGGCATCGCGGGTGGCGTGGACACCGCCTCGGACGCGCCCATCGAGGTCAACGACAAGCTCCGCCAGATCCTGCTGGAGCTCAATCGCGCCAAGACCAACGGCGACCGCCTGAAGGCGCTGGCGCGCTTCCGGCCGTCGATGCTGGCTCCGGCCATCCCGACCAACGGCGAGCCGCGCACGGGCAAGAGCATGGGCGAGCACTGCGAGCTCATGGCCAAGCACTGGAAGATCTCGCGCGAGGATCAGGACCAGCTCGCCCTCGAGTCGCACCAGAAGGCCGCCGCGGCGTACGACGCCGGGTTCTACGATGATCTGGTGTCGCCCTTCTCGGGCATCAAGCGCGACAACAATCTGCGCGCCGACAGCACGCTGGAGAAGCTGGCGTCGCTCAAGCCGGTGTTCGACCGCGAGAACGGCACGCTCACCGCCGCCAACTCGACACCGCTGACCGACGGCGCGTCGGCCGTCCTGCTCGGCTCCGAGGACTGGGCGGCCCGCCACAAGATCGAGCCGCAGGCCTTCATGACCTTCTCGGAGACCGCTGCGGTGGACTTCGCCTCGGGCGCAGAGGGCCTGCTGATGGCGCCGGCCTACGCGGTGCCGCGCATGCTGGCCCGCGCCGGCATCGATCTGCAGGACTTCGACTACTACGAGATCCACGAGGCCTTCGCCGCCCAGGTGCTGTGCACGCTCAAGGCCTGGGAGGACAAGCGCTTCTGCAAGGACAAGCTGGGCCTGTCCAAGCCGCTCGGCGCCATCGATCGCAGCAAGCTCAACGTCAAGGGCGGCTCGGTGGCGCTGGGGCATCCGTTCGCTGCCACCGGCGGCCGCATCCTGGGCACGCTGTCCAAGATCCTCAACGAGGCCGGCCGCGGCCGCGGCCTGATCTCGATCTGCGCCGCGGGCGGCATGGGCGTGGTCGCGATCGTCGAGAAGTAG
- a CDS encoding sodium-dependent transporter, translating into MTTREHWGSRLGFVMAAAGSAVGLGNIWRFPYTAGENGGGAFLLIYLGIIAVFGVSVLLAEIVLGRVTQRNPVGAFKQLGGPVWALAGLLGVITGFVILSFYIVVAGWTLAYVGFSATGAVSSTDPAVLESQFGAFVGGTWAPLGYAAVFMVLVAVTVAGGIGRGIERANKVLMPLLFLLLIALAVRALTLPGGGAGVAFLLQPDFSKVSGATFSAALAQAFFSLSLGMGTMITYGSYLGRHDRLGVASGAIISLDVLAAMLAGLVIMPVVFAFGFSPSAGAGLTFITLPAAFAAMPGGTLIAPAFFLLLAVAALTSALSILEPAISWLTDERGWSRPRTVWACALLCFALGVPSSLSMGAADLTLFGRTFFDTMDFAATGVMLPVGALLTSIFVGWFWGHRALVELADTPGADPWWSRAWLLILRFIAPPALVLILLQSTGVI; encoded by the coding sequence ATGACGACTAGGGAGCACTGGGGCAGCCGGCTGGGCTTCGTCATGGCCGCGGCGGGTTCCGCCGTAGGCCTCGGCAATATCTGGCGCTTTCCGTACACCGCCGGCGAGAACGGCGGCGGCGCCTTCCTGCTGATCTACCTCGGGATCATCGCGGTGTTCGGGGTATCCGTGCTGCTGGCCGAGATCGTGCTCGGCCGCGTCACGCAGCGCAATCCGGTGGGCGCCTTCAAGCAGCTGGGCGGGCCGGTGTGGGCGCTGGCCGGGCTGCTCGGCGTGATCACCGGCTTCGTCATCCTGTCGTTCTACATCGTCGTGGCCGGCTGGACGCTGGCCTACGTCGGCTTCTCGGCCACCGGCGCGGTGAGCAGCACCGATCCGGCGGTGCTGGAGAGCCAGTTCGGCGCCTTCGTCGGTGGCACCTGGGCGCCGCTGGGCTATGCGGCGGTGTTCATGGTGCTGGTGGCGGTCACGGTGGCCGGCGGCATCGGCCGCGGCATCGAGCGCGCCAACAAGGTGCTCATGCCATTGCTGTTCCTGCTCCTGATCGCGCTGGCTGTAAGGGCGCTGACCCTGCCCGGTGGCGGCGCCGGTGTCGCATTCCTGCTGCAGCCCGACTTCTCGAAGGTGTCGGGTGCCACTTTCTCCGCCGCGCTGGCACAGGCGTTCTTCTCGCTGTCGCTGGGCATGGGCACGATGATCACCTACGGCTCCTACCTGGGCCGGCACGACCGACTGGGCGTCGCCAGCGGGGCCATCATCTCCCTGGATGTGCTCGCCGCAATGCTCGCCGGACTGGTCATCATGCCGGTGGTCTTCGCCTTCGGCTTCAGCCCGTCCGCCGGAGCGGGACTGACCTTCATCACGCTACCGGCGGCCTTCGCGGCGATGCCCGGCGGCACGCTGATCGCGCCGGCGTTCTTCCTGCTGCTGGCGGTGGCCGCGCTGACCTCGGCACTGTCGATCCTCGAGCCGGCGATCAGCTGGCTCACCGACGAGCGCGGCTGGTCGCGACCGAGGACGGTGTGGGCCTGCGCGCTGCTGTGCTTCGCGCTCGGTGTGCCGTCGTCGCTGTCGATGGGAGCCGCCGATCTGACGCTGTTCGGACGCACCTTCTTCGACACCATGGATTTCGCGGCCACCGGCGTCATGCTGCCGGTCGGCGCACTGCTGACATCCATCTTCGTGGGCTGGTTCTGGGGCCACCGCGCCCTGGTCGAGCTCGCCGACACGCCCGGCGCCGACCCCTGGTGGTCGCGCGCCTGGCTGCTGATCCTGCGCTTCATCGCACCGCCCGCTCTGGTGCTGATCTTGCTTCAGAGCACGGGCGTGATCTGA
- the groL gene encoding chaperonin GroEL (60 kDa chaperone family; promotes refolding of misfolded polypeptides especially under stressful conditions; forms two stacked rings of heptamers to form a barrel-shaped 14mer; ends can be capped by GroES; misfolded proteins enter the barrel where they are refolded when GroES binds) → MSAKEVKFADDARNRMAEGVNVLANAVRVTLGPKGRNVVLDKSFGAPTVTKDGVSVAKEIELKDKFENMGAQLVKEVASKTSDEAGDGTTTATVLSQAIFNEGLKSVAAGVDPMDIKRGIDKAVEALTGEIKKLSTPCRDRKAIAQVGTVSANSDQAVGEIIAEAMDKVGKEGVITVEEGSGLENELEVVEGMQFDRGYLSPYFITNTQSQQVEHDNPYILITEKKISNIRDLLPVLENVAKQSRPLIIVSEDVEGEALATLVVNNMRGIIKVAAVKAPGFGDRRKEMLKDIAILTDGTVISDDVGMSLEKVTLDDLGTAKKVQINKEDTTIIDGSGKADAIEARVKELRAQREDSSSDYDREKLDERIAKLSGGVAVIKVGAATEVEMKEKKARVEDALHATRAAVEEGIVPGGGVALVRASKVLDGLKGATEDQSVGISILKRAVQEPLRLIVGNAGDEPAVVMNAVLANDGAYGYNAATGEYGDMLEMGIIDPAKVTRLALQNAASVSSLLLTTEAMIADAPKQEGGGGGGADMGDMGGMGGMM, encoded by the coding sequence ATGTCTGCCAAGGAAGTGAAGTTTGCCGACGACGCACGCAACCGCATGGCCGAGGGCGTCAACGTTCTCGCCAATGCCGTGCGCGTCACCCTGGGCCCCAAGGGCCGCAACGTGGTCCTCGACAAGTCCTTCGGTGCCCCCACCGTCACCAAGGACGGCGTCTCGGTCGCCAAGGAAATCGAACTGAAGGACAAGTTCGAGAACATGGGCGCGCAGCTGGTCAAGGAAGTCGCCAGCAAGACCAGCGACGAGGCCGGTGACGGCACCACCACCGCCACCGTGCTGTCCCAGGCCATCTTCAACGAGGGTCTGAAGTCGGTCGCCGCCGGCGTCGACCCGATGGACATCAAGCGCGGCATCGACAAGGCCGTCGAGGCCCTGACCGGCGAGATCAAGAAGCTCTCCACGCCGTGCCGTGACCGCAAGGCCATCGCGCAGGTCGGCACCGTGTCCGCCAACAGCGATCAGGCCGTCGGCGAGATCATCGCCGAGGCCATGGACAAGGTCGGCAAGGAAGGCGTGATCACCGTCGAGGAAGGCTCGGGCCTGGAGAACGAGCTCGAGGTGGTCGAGGGCATGCAGTTCGACCGCGGCTACCTGTCGCCGTACTTCATCACCAACACCCAGTCGCAGCAGGTCGAGCACGACAACCCCTACATCCTCATCACCGAGAAGAAGATCAGCAACATCCGCGATCTGCTGCCGGTGCTCGAGAATGTCGCCAAGCAGAGCCGCCCGCTGATCATCGTCTCAGAGGATGTCGAGGGCGAGGCGCTGGCCACCCTGGTGGTCAACAACATGCGCGGCATCATCAAGGTCGCCGCCGTGAAGGCGCCGGGCTTCGGCGACCGTCGCAAGGAAATGCTCAAGGACATCGCCATCCTCACCGACGGCACCGTCATCTCCGACGACGTCGGCATGTCGCTCGAGAAGGTCACCCTGGACGATCTCGGCACCGCCAAGAAGGTGCAGATCAACAAGGAAGACACCACCATCATCGACGGCTCGGGCAAGGCCGACGCCATCGAGGCCCGTGTCAAGGAACTCCGTGCCCAGCGCGAGGATTCCAGCTCCGACTACGACCGCGAGAAGCTTGACGAGCGTATCGCCAAGCTCTCCGGCGGCGTTGCCGTGATCAAGGTCGGCGCGGCCACCGAGGTCGAGATGAAGGAGAAGAAGGCGCGCGTCGAGGACGCCCTCCACGCCACCCGTGCGGCGGTCGAGGAAGGCATCGTGCCCGGCGGCGGCGTCGCGCTGGTGCGCGCCTCCAAGGTGCTCGACGGCCTCAAGGGTGCCACCGAGGATCAGTCCGTCGGCATCAGCATCCTCAAGCGTGCCGTGCAGGAGCCGCTGCGCCTGATCGTGGGCAATGCGGGCGACGAGCCGGCGGTGGTGATGAACGCGGTCCTCGCCAACGACGGTGCCTACGGCTACAACGCCGCCACCGGCGAGTACGGCGACATGCTCGAGATGGGCATCATCGACCCGGCCAAGGTCACCCGCCTGGCGCTGCAGAACGCGGCCTCGGTGTCGTCGCTGCTGCTGACCACCGAAGCCATGATCGCCGATGCGCCGAAGCAGGAAGGCGGCGGCGGTGGCGGTGCCGACATGGGCGACATGGGCGGCATGGGCGGCATGATGTAA